The following are encoded together in the Culex pipiens pallens isolate TS chromosome 1, TS_CPP_V2, whole genome shotgun sequence genome:
- the LOC120425374 gene encoding transmembrane protein 192-like isoform X2, with protein MEDGQLDPILATEDDDGFRPLKTVPAFSFHLLISTCISLTGVILAATWQDSCRCEAYFIMLYMRAAFWLITFLIDHYVKRHHEKLRLDGYHDFHRATTGHRAVPLQIVSLWNTFLLAVQALIQHYYGDSFAEKCVVVGFLSPIVYITMFCSLETFVLALVNGSYIGKVVRFNRTAAPPDALQGSRGHSSGSLGLTQRGLSTTELLEKQADLINYLKDHNLKLNQKIMQMNAAVRTVTYPG; from the exons ATGGAGGACGGCCAGCTGGACCCGATACTGGCCACCGAGGATGACGACGGCTTCCGGCCGCTCAAAACGGTGCCGGCTTTTAG CTTCCACCTGCTGATTTCGACCTGCATCTCGCTGACCGGGGTCATCCTGGCGGCCACCTGGCAGGACAGTTGCCGCTGCGAAGCGTACTTCATAATGCTGTATATGCGGGCCGCCTTCTGGTTGATTACTTTC CTCATCGACCACTACGTCAAGCGCCACCACGAGAAGCTCCGGCTGGACGGGTACCACGACTTCCACCGGGCCACCACCGGCCACCGGGCCGTCCCGCTGCAGATCGTTTCCCTGTGGAACACGTTCCTGCTAGCGGTGCAAGCCCTCATCCAGCACTACTACGGCGATTCGTTCGCGGAAAAGTGCGTCGTCGTGGGTTTCCTCTCGCCGATCGTGTACATCACGATGTTCTGCTCGCTGGAAACGTTCGTGCTGGCCCTGGTCAACGGGTCGTACATCGGCAAGGTGGTGCGCTTCAACCGGACAGCGGCCCCGCCGGACGCCCTGCAGGGCAGCCGTGGCCACAGCAGCGGATCGTTGGGACTAACGCAGCGTGGACTGAGCACGACCGAACTGCTCGAGAAGCAGGCCGATCTGATCAACTATCTGAAGGACCACAACCTGAAGCTGAACCAGAAGATTATGCAGATGAATGCCGCCGTCCGGACGGTCACGTACCCGGGTTAA
- the LOC120425374 gene encoding transmembrane protein 192-like isoform X1 — protein sequence MVSLIRNFGSNTGGRFFEDSSVAVSGIASGRMEDGQLDPILATEDDDGFRPLKTVPAFSFHLLISTCISLTGVILAATWQDSCRCEAYFIMLYMRAAFWLITFLIDHYVKRHHEKLRLDGYHDFHRATTGHRAVPLQIVSLWNTFLLAVQALIQHYYGDSFAEKCVVVGFLSPIVYITMFCSLETFVLALVNGSYIGKVVRFNRTAAPPDALQGSRGHSSGSLGLTQRGLSTTELLEKQADLINYLKDHNLKLNQKIMQMNAAVRTVTYPG from the exons ATGGTCAGTCTGATTAGGAACTTTGGTTCAAACACG GGAGGTCGCTTTTTCGAGGATTCGTCTGTTGCTGTTTCCGGAATCGCCAGCGGTAGGATGGAGGACGGCCAGCTGGACCCGATACTGGCCACCGAGGATGACGACGGCTTCCGGCCGCTCAAAACGGTGCCGGCTTTTAG CTTCCACCTGCTGATTTCGACCTGCATCTCGCTGACCGGGGTCATCCTGGCGGCCACCTGGCAGGACAGTTGCCGCTGCGAAGCGTACTTCATAATGCTGTATATGCGGGCCGCCTTCTGGTTGATTACTTTC CTCATCGACCACTACGTCAAGCGCCACCACGAGAAGCTCCGGCTGGACGGGTACCACGACTTCCACCGGGCCACCACCGGCCACCGGGCCGTCCCGCTGCAGATCGTTTCCCTGTGGAACACGTTCCTGCTAGCGGTGCAAGCCCTCATCCAGCACTACTACGGCGATTCGTTCGCGGAAAAGTGCGTCGTCGTGGGTTTCCTCTCGCCGATCGTGTACATCACGATGTTCTGCTCGCTGGAAACGTTCGTGCTGGCCCTGGTCAACGGGTCGTACATCGGCAAGGTGGTGCGCTTCAACCGGACAGCGGCCCCGCCGGACGCCCTGCAGGGCAGCCGTGGCCACAGCAGCGGATCGTTGGGACTAACGCAGCGTGGACTGAGCACGACCGAACTGCTCGAGAAGCAGGCCGATCTGATCAACTATCTGAAGGACCACAACCTGAAGCTGAACCAGAAGATTATGCAGATGAATGCCGCCGTCCGGACGGTCACGTACCCGGGTTAA